A portion of the Pleurocapsa minor HA4230-MV1 genome contains these proteins:
- a CDS encoding ABC transporter ATP-binding protein — MTQTMTQALLSVKHLKVAYPRQPQGNTIWAVDDVSFELKPGEKIGLVGESGCGKSTLGRAIMRLLPEGSQVLGKAIFQDKSVFELNKAELRQFRGEVVALVFQDPMTRLDPLMTIGAHCLETIKAHQPELTKSAAKQLALKTLETVKIPATRWGQYPHEFSGGMRQRVAIALALLLNPKVIVADEPTTSLDVTVSAEILTELTRLCSERDMGLLLISHDLAMVGEYCDRIAVMYEGKMVETGDVKSILYHPQHEYTKSLLNAALHLQAVAEDTDNSSTEEKPILRVEHLKQYFSLEANLIQQIFSQAKTTEIKAVDDISFDLYPGEILGLVGESGCGKSTLSRTILQLLKPTAGKVEFLGQDLTTLSASAMRSQRRQLQMVFQDPHACLNPRMTVGESIADPLLIHQLATSSQAKQQVVTMLEKVGLTPTAEYYRRYPKELSGGQQQRVAIARALITKPKLVICDEPVSMLDATVQTQVLELMLALKAEFDLTYLFITHDLWVARFFCDRIAVMNSGQIVEIDATEKIFTQAQHPYTQKLLAAAPLLAK, encoded by the coding sequence ATGACTCAGACTATGACTCAAGCCCTATTGTCAGTCAAGCATCTTAAAGTGGCATATCCCCGTCAACCACAAGGGAATACGATCTGGGCGGTAGATGATGTGTCTTTTGAACTTAAACCAGGGGAAAAAATCGGGTTAGTAGGGGAGTCTGGCTGTGGTAAATCAACTTTGGGGCGGGCAATTATGCGTCTTTTACCCGAAGGTAGTCAGGTGTTGGGTAAGGCTATTTTTCAAGATAAATCAGTTTTTGAGCTAAATAAGGCTGAATTACGTCAATTTCGGGGAGAAGTCGTGGCTCTGGTATTTCAAGATCCCATGACGCGCTTAGATCCTTTAATGACTATTGGCGCTCATTGTTTAGAGACGATTAAAGCTCATCAGCCTGAGTTAACTAAATCCGCAGCCAAGCAACTAGCACTGAAAACTTTAGAGACGGTCAAAATACCTGCAACCCGCTGGGGACAATATCCCCATGAATTTAGTGGAGGAATGCGTCAACGGGTGGCGATCGCTCTGGCTCTTTTGCTCAACCCTAAAGTAATTGTGGCAGATGAACCCACCACAAGCCTTGACGTAACGGTTTCGGCGGAGATTTTGACGGAATTGACTCGACTATGTAGTGAGAGGGATATGGGGTTGCTCTTGATTTCTCACGATTTAGCCATGGTTGGAGAATATTGCGATCGCATTGCGGTGATGTATGAAGGCAAAATGGTGGAAACGGGAGACGTTAAGTCGATTCTCTATCATCCCCAGCATGAATATACTAAGTCGTTGCTCAATGCCGCCCTTCATTTACAAGCAGTCGCCGAAGATACTGACAATAGCAGCACAGAAGAAAAACCGATTCTGCGGGTAGAACATTTAAAACAGTATTTTTCTTTAGAAGCAAACTTAATTCAGCAAATATTTTCTCAAGCAAAGACAACAGAAATTAAAGCCGTAGATGATATCAGCTTCGATCTATATCCAGGGGAAATATTAGGCTTAGTCGGTGAGTCTGGCTGTGGCAAAAGTACTCTGTCTCGCACAATCTTACAGTTGCTCAAACCCACTGCGGGCAAAGTTGAATTTCTGGGACAGGATTTAACTACTCTTTCAGCTTCAGCCATGCGGAGTCAGAGAAGACAGCTACAGATGGTGTTTCAAGATCCTCATGCCTGCCTTAATCCTCGGATGACTGTGGGCGAAAGTATTGCCGATCCTTTATTAATTCATCAGCTTGCTACCTCATCCCAAGCAAAGCAACAGGTAGTAACCATGCTGGAAAAAGTAGGCTTGACCCCTACGGCAGAATATTACCGACGCTATCCCAAAGAACTATCAGGGGGACAACAACAACGAGTGGCGATCGCCAGAGCCTTAATTACCAAGCCTAAGCTAGTAATCTGCGATGAACCTGTGAGTATGCTCGACGCTACCGTACAAACCCAAGTATTAGAGCTAATGTTGGCATTAAAAGCAGAATTTGACCTAACTTACCTATTTATTACTCACGATCTTTGGGTCGCAAGATTCTTTTGCGATCGCATTGCCGTCATGAATTCAGGACAAATCGTCGAAATTGACGCAACGGAAAAGATTTTTACTCAAGCACAACATCCCTATACTCAAAAACTGTTGGCGGCGGCACCATTATTAGCTAAATAA
- a CDS encoding right-handed parallel beta-helix repeat-containing protein: MSGCDDEGYFISPQGSDDNPGTLNRPFKTVQKCAEIVQPGEICWLRQGIYRETVQPAISGTSKEPITFAAYKDEEVTISGTEIIEGWTVDRDSIFRTNASLPVSNYSDTEFFANQVFVNGEMMPEARFPNLDENRDFLRPTLIGGGLKSEGGTAATIENSEIPVLSEGWAGAKVWSNEWYTTRTGTITDSQSKKLTAQMTAPWERGGFWLYFFGKLELLDSPGEWFYQDQNKTLYLWSPNGKKPSQVEVKQRNFAFDLNDRSYISIRGLNLFANTITTSDRSTGIVIDDIRAKYVSHHMTLPPLPETEQAPDSDNALFLASHTHDTGIQLRGSGNTLKNSIIEWSSGNGVLLEGKNHLVTNNIIASTNYQVSYAAPVRINGNGHQITHNTITRAGRDAINIDWHTAGVDGRNIEIAYNDISQFGMLSTDLGAIYVCCHVNLEGGAIHHNWIRDTKAFSNAWGTRGIYLDLESFNSTIHHNVVWNLIWGQDNYNLLAGSPRGHERVFNNTFLGEVLTNGGSVDARNNIFAGSKSIVAERQSNNLLMNTDSKFAKPPTEESKSLPDFSLQPNSPAVDAGVNIPGITDDFKGDSPDIGAYERGQPVWKAGSTLKYTREKNRANAF; the protein is encoded by the coding sequence ATGTCAGGATGTGATGACGAAGGTTATTTCATTTCTCCTCAAGGTTCAGACGATAATCCTGGTACTCTTAATCGCCCATTCAAAACCGTTCAAAAATGCGCTGAGATTGTTCAACCTGGCGAAATATGTTGGTTACGACAGGGAATTTATCGTGAAACCGTACAACCCGCAATTTCGGGAACGAGCAAAGAGCCAATAACCTTTGCAGCATATAAAGATGAAGAAGTAACGATCTCTGGAACTGAAATAATTGAAGGATGGACTGTAGATCGCGATTCAATTTTCCGTACTAATGCATCTCTACCTGTTAGTAATTACAGCGACACTGAATTTTTCGCCAATCAAGTTTTTGTGAACGGGGAAATGATGCCTGAAGCTCGTTTTCCCAATCTAGACGAAAACCGAGATTTTTTGCGTCCCACTTTAATCGGTGGAGGTTTAAAAAGCGAGGGAGGAACGGCAGCTACGATTGAAAATAGCGAAATTCCTGTTTTATCTGAGGGATGGGCAGGCGCAAAAGTGTGGAGTAATGAATGGTACACTACTCGTACAGGTACAATAACTGACAGTCAATCCAAAAAATTAACCGCTCAAATGACTGCTCCTTGGGAGAGGGGCGGATTTTGGTTGTATTTTTTTGGTAAATTAGAATTACTCGATAGTCCAGGTGAATGGTTTTATCAAGATCAAAATAAAACTTTATATCTCTGGTCACCTAATGGCAAGAAGCCTAGTCAAGTAGAAGTCAAACAGCGCAATTTTGCTTTTGATTTGAACGATCGCTCTTATATATCTATACGTGGTTTAAATCTATTTGCTAATACTATCACTACCAGCGATCGCAGTACTGGGATAGTCATTGATGATATTCGAGCTAAATATGTATCCCACCACATGACTCTACCGCCATTACCTGAGACAGAGCAAGCACCTGACTCTGATAATGCTTTATTCTTGGCTTCACACACACATGATACTGGAATTCAGCTAAGAGGTAGTGGCAATACCTTAAAAAACTCGATTATCGAATGGAGTTCTGGCAACGGTGTGCTGTTAGAAGGCAAAAACCATCTAGTAACCAATAATATTATTGCCAGTACTAATTATCAGGTATCTTATGCTGCTCCTGTCCGCATCAATGGCAACGGTCATCAAATTACTCATAACACGATTACTCGCGCTGGTCGAGATGCCATAAATATTGATTGGCATACCGCAGGTGTTGATGGGCGAAATATCGAAATTGCTTATAACGATATTTCTCAGTTTGGGATGCTCAGCACTGATTTAGGTGCTATCTATGTTTGCTGTCACGTTAATCTAGAAGGTGGGGCGATTCATCATAACTGGATTCGAGATACTAAAGCATTCAGTAATGCCTGGGGAACTCGCGGTATTTATTTAGACTTAGAAAGTTTTAATAGCACAATTCACCATAACGTAGTCTGGAACTTAATTTGGGGTCAAGATAACTATAATTTGCTGGCTGGTAGTCCCAGAGGACACGAGCGAGTCTTCAATAATACTTTTCTAGGAGAAGTGCTTACCAACGGAGGATCTGTTGACGCAAGGAATAATATTTTTGCAGGCTCTAAAAGTATAGTTGCCGAGCGACAATCTAATAATCTGTTGATGAATACGGATAGTAAATTTGCTAAACCTCCTACAGAAGAATCAAAATCTTTGCCCGATTTTAGCTTACAGCCAAACTCTCCAGCCGTAGATGCTGGAGTAAACATTCCTGGGATTACAGACGACTTTAAGGGCGATTCACCTGATATTGGTGCTTATGAGCGAGGTCAACCAGTCTGGAAAGCTGGCTCGACTTTGAAATATACTCGGGAAAAAAACAGGGCGAACGCATTTTAA
- a CDS encoding glycosyltransferase family 4 protein, which produces MAMKKLLLITFPVDLGNATYEKRFISLFKEKADIDLKVFRFNSNQSKSHPKSIFTIDYLLIFLARLRESMKLWQAIYQAKKEERAILFHGVSTALFGYLATGKNQSYIVTEWTRKLYEPIWKTSGSPNWLTWIHTKILNAQISVLGLTDNVIDQIKKDYHVPSTKLKKVKLPFAYDLELFVSSQEFRNNEIRLLFVGGDFQRKGGDILLDWFKKYNEPGLKMTMVTNYLVEPCPGVTIETNVQYGNSKHVELFKNQDIFVLPTNCDSYPSVLGEAACAGLAILTTKNALGASEVIENGRNGYICDSQAELLERLIMLTKDKALISSMKQNSRKLMENKFSQERVLKEYLLYIFD; this is translated from the coding sequence ATGGCAATGAAAAAACTTTTATTGATAACCTTTCCTGTAGATCTGGGCAATGCTACATATGAAAAGCGTTTTATTAGTTTATTTAAAGAAAAAGCTGATATAGATCTTAAAGTATTTCGTTTTAATTCTAATCAAAGTAAATCTCATCCTAAATCTATTTTTACAATAGATTATCTACTAATTTTTTTAGCAAGATTACGAGAGTCTATGAAACTGTGGCAAGCTATTTATCAAGCTAAAAAAGAAGAGAGAGCAATATTATTTCATGGAGTATCCACAGCACTATTTGGCTATTTAGCTACTGGAAAAAATCAAAGTTATATAGTAACTGAGTGGACTCGAAAGTTGTATGAACCAATTTGGAAAACTTCTGGTTCTCCTAATTGGTTAACTTGGATTCATACAAAAATTTTAAATGCACAAATATCTGTGTTGGGACTAACAGATAATGTTATAGACCAAATAAAAAAAGATTACCATGTACCATCCACTAAACTCAAAAAAGTTAAGCTTCCATTTGCTTATGATTTAGAGCTTTTTGTATCTAGTCAAGAGTTTAGAAATAATGAGATTCGTCTTTTATTTGTAGGTGGTGATTTTCAGCGTAAAGGTGGAGATATTTTACTTGATTGGTTTAAAAAATATAATGAACCAGGATTAAAAATGACTATGGTTACAAATTATCTTGTAGAACCTTGTCCAGGAGTTACTATAGAAACAAATGTTCAGTATGGAAACTCTAAGCACGTTGAACTATTTAAAAATCAAGATATTTTTGTTTTACCAACTAACTGTGATAGTTATCCATCAGTTTTGGGAGAAGCAGCTTGTGCTGGATTAGCAATTTTAACTACCAAAAATGCCTTGGGAGCCTCTGAAGTAATTGAAAACGGCAGGAATGGCTATATTTGCGATTCTCAAGCAGAATTATTAGAGAGACTAATAATGTTAACTAAAGACAAAGCTTTAATCTCAAGTATGAAGCAAAATAGTCGTAAGTTAATGGAAAATAAATTTTCTCAAGAACGAGTATTAAAAGAGTATCTTTTATATATTTTCGATTAA
- a CDS encoding glycosyltransferase, whose translation MKVLLSAYSCEPGKGSERGVGWNLAKEVAKYHEVWVLTRPDESREAIEAELTRNPIPNLHFIYFTLPFWQDSLRWGQSGAMQLHYYFWQIQAYFVARDLHRKIGFDLVHHVTFVRYSSPSFLSFLPIPFIWGPVGGGESAPLNFWTDFNLKNKLYEILRLAWRAIGEFDPFTGLTARKSAIIYATTEDTAQRIKKLGATHVQRASESGLSQSEIEQLSQCQPPTNSPVRFINIARLLHWKGIHLGLRAFAKANLDDAEYWIVGEGTELENLQALTLDLGITEQVKFFGLLDREEVLIKLGQCLALVHPSLHDSGGWVPLEAMASGRPIVCLDLGGPSELVTSETGIKVSADNPQQAVTDLAQAMVKLAKEPGLCTQMGQAGQKKIKEFYSWESKGKWLANVYEECVSKSLIKPEKS comes from the coding sequence ATGAAAGTTTTATTATCTGCTTATTCATGTGAACCAGGCAAAGGTTCTGAACGTGGTGTAGGTTGGAATTTAGCCAAAGAAGTTGCCAAATACCATGAAGTCTGGGTATTAACCAGACCCGATGAAAGTCGAGAGGCGATTGAAGCAGAGTTAACACGCAATCCAATTCCCAACTTACATTTTATTTATTTTACCCTTCCTTTTTGGCAAGACAGTCTACGTTGGGGACAATCTGGTGCAATGCAACTTCATTATTATTTTTGGCAAATTCAAGCATATTTTGTCGCACGAGATTTACATCGCAAAATTGGATTCGATTTAGTTCATCATGTTACATTTGTACGTTATTCTTCTCCCAGTTTTCTTTCTTTTTTACCAATCCCTTTTATTTGGGGGCCAGTAGGTGGTGGAGAGTCAGCACCATTAAATTTTTGGACAGATTTTAACTTAAAAAACAAGCTGTATGAAATCTTACGTTTGGCATGGCGCGCAATTGGTGAATTCGATCCATTTACTGGTCTAACTGCCCGAAAAAGCGCAATTATCTACGCAACTACAGAAGATACAGCCCAAAGAATCAAAAAATTGGGTGCAACTCATGTTCAACGAGCCTCAGAATCAGGTCTTTCCCAATCAGAAATCGAACAACTAAGTCAATGTCAGCCCCCAACTAATTCTCCAGTTCGATTTATTAATATTGCACGTCTTCTTCATTGGAAAGGTATCCATTTAGGTCTACGAGCATTTGCCAAAGCTAATTTAGATGATGCGGAATACTGGATTGTAGGTGAAGGAACTGAATTAGAAAATTTGCAAGCCCTGACTCTAGATTTAGGTATTACGGAGCAAGTAAAGTTTTTTGGTTTATTAGATCGTGAGGAAGTTTTAATCAAGCTAGGACAATGTTTAGCTCTAGTACACCCGAGTTTACATGATTCAGGAGGATGGGTTCCTTTAGAAGCTATGGCATCGGGCAGACCTATTGTTTGCCTAGATTTGGGAGGCCCATCAGAATTAGTGACCTCAGAGACTGGCATCAAAGTTTCGGCAGATAATCCCCAACAGGCAGTCACCGATCTCGCTCAAGCGATGGTGAAATTAGCAAAAGAGCCAGGTTTATGTACTCAAATGGGACAAGCAGGACAAAAGAAAATTAAGGAGTTTTATAGTTGGGAAAGCAAAGGAAAATGGCTAGCTAATGTTTATGAAGAGTGCGTTAGTAAAAGTTTAATAAAACCAGAGAAAAGTTAA
- a CDS encoding glycosyltransferase family 4 protein — translation MRVVIVRREAKVAFSMDVYADNLVAELKLLHPDWEIIEIAPKPWSKDLENLWHSGNPIRKYYERFLNHPRTVSNLEADVFHVIDHTNGHVAYWLKKSGKPVIITCHDLVQYVYPEILKNQSRFPAFSMAAWEYSVRGITVVDRTIAVSTNTAQDITNHLNINPEKITVIPNGVESQFRPLSSEIVQNWRQQYTASPEEICILNVGSTHQRKNIITVLKVVKAIAKRGFPVRLWKIGDDFTIEQKQFISEQTLSKHITFLGKLDREALICFYNAADVLLAPSLYEGFGLTILEAMACGTPVITSNVSSLPEVANDAAILVSPTDVETITTSILRLQQNVLSHQKLIEQGLARANIFTWKETAAQMAHIYEKTVPSKVMHKNYDQIH, via the coding sequence ATGCGAGTAGTAATTGTTAGGCGAGAAGCAAAAGTTGCTTTTAGCATGGATGTCTATGCAGATAATTTGGTTGCAGAATTAAAGCTCCTTCATCCAGACTGGGAAATCATTGAAATTGCTCCTAAACCTTGGAGTAAAGATTTAGAGAACTTATGGCATTCTGGTAATCCAATTCGTAAATATTACGAACGTTTTTTAAATCATCCTCGAACAGTAAGTAATTTAGAAGCTGATGTCTTTCATGTTATCGATCATACTAACGGTCATGTTGCATATTGGCTAAAAAAATCAGGTAAACCAGTGATTATTACTTGTCATGATTTAGTACAATATGTATATCCAGAAATCTTAAAAAATCAGTCTCGTTTTCCAGCTTTCAGTATGGCTGCTTGGGAATATTCAGTCAGAGGAATTACGGTAGTCGATCGTACCATTGCTGTTTCAACAAATACTGCTCAAGACATTACTAATCATTTAAATATAAACCCTGAAAAAATAACTGTAATACCCAATGGTGTTGAATCACAATTTCGTCCGCTATCCTCTGAAATAGTCCAAAATTGGCGACAGCAATACACGGCCTCGCCAGAGGAAATTTGTATATTAAATGTTGGTTCAACTCATCAACGTAAAAACATCATAACGGTTTTAAAAGTAGTAAAAGCGATCGCCAAGCGGGGATTCCCCGTTCGTTTGTGGAAAATTGGCGATGACTTTACGATAGAACAAAAACAGTTTATCAGCGAGCAAACTTTGAGTAAACATATAACCTTTTTAGGAAAACTAGATCGCGAAGCTTTGATTTGCTTTTATAATGCTGCTGATGTGTTATTGGCTCCCTCTCTTTATGAAGGTTTTGGTCTAACTATTCTAGAAGCCATGGCTTGTGGAACACCTGTCATTACATCTAATGTTTCTTCCTTACCAGAAGTAGCTAATGATGCAGCAATTTTAGTCAGTCCTACTGATGTCGAGACTATAACCACAAGTATCTTGCGTCTTCAGCAGAATGTTTTATCTCATCAAAAACTAATAGAGCAAGGATTAGCTAGAGCCAATATATTTACCTGGAAAGAAACTGCTGCACAAATGGCACATATATATGAAAAGACAGTACCTTCAAAGGTAATGCATAAAAATTATGATCAAATTCATTAA
- a CDS encoding acyltransferase: MDKTIRFVGIDLCRGLAAFAVILVHSGDETWGIPISDRAIQFRYLFYFAVPFFLAASFYFSTKKLPLNVSISFWQKKFRRIIIPYLLWSLFYVTFKTIIFLLTHNNSQIKQLLSDPLAITFLGAASYHLYFLPLLVSGTLLLPLANYFNHQPKSLPLLSLFSVLSLIIYQLLLTNNNSFDLGNYTAFPNILNLISTSSWLYSPLRIILVNLAWMIRCLPYFFMAMLINQFFKKYNYQLFYRQPVIILLFFGFLYVNIIGNNFLPKAVNEITIAFSLLLLGIAISYYLKKNTLISNLGLCSFGIYLIHPFVKSVVEIIIVQLIPQLAQSISIMSMLGYSISTFLISWLLVAILLKNKTFSQYI; this comes from the coding sequence ATGGATAAAACAATCAGATTTGTGGGTATCGATCTCTGTCGAGGTTTGGCAGCTTTTGCGGTTATTTTAGTTCATTCGGGAGATGAAACTTGGGGTATTCCGATCAGCGATCGCGCTATTCAATTTCGTTATTTATTTTATTTTGCTGTTCCTTTTTTTTTAGCAGCGTCTTTTTATTTTTCAACTAAAAAATTACCCTTAAATGTTTCCATCTCTTTTTGGCAGAAAAAGTTTAGGCGAATCATTATACCTTATTTGCTTTGGAGTCTTTTTTATGTCACGTTTAAAACAATTATATTTTTGCTAACCCATAATAACAGTCAAATTAAGCAATTATTATCTGATCCATTAGCGATTACTTTTTTGGGTGCTGCTTCTTATCATTTGTATTTTTTACCGCTTTTAGTCTCTGGAACTTTATTGTTGCCCTTGGCTAATTATTTTAATCACCAGCCAAAATCTCTACCTTTACTATCTTTATTTTCTGTATTAAGTCTTATTATTTATCAATTGCTATTGACAAACAATAATTCTTTTGATTTAGGGAATTATACAGCCTTTCCTAATATATTAAATTTAATATCTACATCAAGCTGGCTTTATTCTCCTTTAAGAATTATTTTGGTTAATTTAGCTTGGATGATAAGATGTTTACCATATTTTTTTATGGCGATGCTAATCAATCAATTCTTCAAGAAATATAACTATCAATTATTTTATAGACAGCCAGTTATAATTTTATTATTTTTTGGTTTCTTATATGTTAATATTATTGGCAACAATTTTCTTCCCAAGGCAGTAAATGAAATTACAATCGCCTTTAGTTTGTTACTCTTAGGAATTGCGATTTCCTATTATCTTAAAAAGAATACTTTAATCAGTAATCTCGGTCTATGTTCTTTTGGTATTTATTTGATTCATCCTTTTGTTAAAAGTGTAGTAGAAATTATAATTGTCCAGCTCATACCTCAACTTGCCCAAAGTATTTCTATTATGTCGATGTTAGGTTACTCTATATCTACTTTTTTAATTAGTTGGCTATTGGTTGCAATTTTGCTAAAAAATAAAACCTTTTCTCAATATATATAA
- a CDS encoding glycosyltransferase produces the protein MDFISFMNHYNHSKLKLRVLIVSHAYVVGVNQGKLKAIADTKEVELALLAPNNWKALEWNRFLPLEMPFPQIRIYSAPVWFTGKVGAHLYAPWKIWQVIDDFQPDLIQVEEEIFSLCAFEVAIWAKLYQKPMVVFGWENQQRSLPLPRQWVRNLVMSATNLFIAGNQDGAAVMRNWGYTRQIEIMPQMGVDTVLFSPQIPSNKDEFNIGFLGRLVPEKGIDILFTAVSQLQPQGLNCRITICGSGFSEADLRQEAKKQKLEDIVTWKGAVRHEEAPQEISKFDVLVLPSRTVATWKEQFGHVIIEAMAMGIPVVGSSCGEIPNVIAHPDLIFPEEDATALAIILKRAICDRSWLQEMSNYGIDRVQKYYSHERIAQRLVDLWQKTIFNLN, from the coding sequence ATGGACTTTATCTCTTTTATGAATCATTACAACCATTCAAAACTAAAATTGCGAGTATTAATTGTTAGTCATGCCTATGTAGTAGGAGTAAATCAAGGAAAACTAAAGGCGATCGCCGACACAAAAGAGGTAGAATTAGCTTTGCTTGCTCCTAATAATTGGAAAGCTTTGGAATGGAACCGTTTTCTACCATTAGAAATGCCTTTTCCACAAATTCGTATTTACTCCGCACCAGTTTGGTTTACAGGCAAAGTTGGCGCACATTTATATGCACCCTGGAAAATTTGGCAAGTGATCGATGATTTTCAACCAGATTTAATTCAAGTTGAAGAAGAAATTTTTTCTCTCTGTGCTTTCGAGGTAGCAATTTGGGCAAAACTCTATCAAAAGCCAATGGTAGTTTTTGGTTGGGAAAATCAACAGCGTTCCCTACCTTTACCCAGACAATGGGTACGTAATTTGGTCATGAGTGCGACTAACTTATTTATTGCTGGCAATCAGGATGGTGCAGCAGTAATGCGTAACTGGGGTTACACCAGACAAATAGAAATAATGCCTCAAATGGGGGTAGATACGGTTTTATTTTCCCCTCAAATTCCTAGTAATAAAGATGAATTCAATATTGGCTTTCTTGGACGATTAGTACCAGAAAAAGGGATTGATATTTTATTTACTGCTGTCAGTCAATTACAACCACAAGGTTTAAATTGCCGAATTACGATCTGTGGTTCTGGTTTTAGTGAAGCTGACTTAAGACAAGAAGCAAAAAAACAAAAGTTAGAAGATATCGTAACTTGGAAAGGAGCGGTGCGCCATGAAGAAGCCCCCCAAGAAATAAGTAAGTTTGATGTGTTGGTGCTTCCTTCTCGTACCGTTGCTACTTGGAAAGAACAGTTTGGTCACGTAATCATTGAGGCGATGGCGATGGGCATCCCTGTAGTCGGCTCTAGTTGTGGAGAAATTCCCAATGTAATTGCTCATCCTGATTTAATTTTTCCTGAAGAAGATGCTACAGCCTTAGCAATAATTCTAAAGCGGGCTATCTGCGATCGCTCTTGGTTACAAGAAATGAGCAATTACGGCATTGATAGAGTGCAAAAATACTATTCTCACGAACGAATTGCCCAAAGATTAGTTGATTTGTGGCAGAAAACAATTTTCAATTTAAATTAA